A genome region from Paradevosia shaoguanensis includes the following:
- a CDS encoding alpha-mannosidase, which produces MNALAGKLGLLDDDIKQENKLLRLAEDLRAKILTPTEGDFQWHYSEADLSADEALSADWRKWASFGPRSVWSKKQGHTWFAAEVTVPEAAKGKTLVLKFTSQWQDRPGTTDPQCLAYLDGHIAQAIDGNHTELVVARNARPGAKRTLLVNAFTFFDRPLVGFKVEFMVRNERAEKLYYDIMTPLEVATRLPQTDSRRHAVLNLVDDALRALDRRDGVTPEFEASLAAAEKIAAQIYKLVDTETQPTISAVGHTHLDVGWLWRVMHTRDKTGRSFATVLALMEEYPDFVFMYNQSVLFNFIKTDYPELWKRLKDRVKGKQFEIEGAMWVEPDVNIVSGESLVRQIMRGRRFHQEEFGVTPKVVWLPDTFGYSANLPQVMEKSGLEYFVTSKLSWNDTDRHPYDTFFWKGIDGTTTKAQLITAQRFESDAIFTTYNSDLSVSEVMGAWKRYEPKAVNDEVLVCYGYGDGGGGPTRAMIQRGQRLAKGIPGAPRVKLEGIVPFLDRLGKRMEADAARFPVWNGELYLEYHRGTLTSVARNKANNRNAERALRELEYLSALAAATAGVKYPKDDINAFWETILINQFHDILPGTSIPEVYVDSDAEYATLFSTLASANGPWQTAARAIAKPAAGEIKLFNFTGHDRSNALVSLNGGDLASAALSSDGQVTPFQQLTSANGETSFAAPVARVPSLGWSTALLVNGPGPKLRTSLKVSATKLENDLIKVTFDKNGEITSIIDKTADRELIKAGEKANRLVAYEDKPMNWDAWDIDRYFEEQFWPLSGAKAKIEVVETGPYRAAIRIERPYHNSRVVQVVSLEEGARQVTFDTFIDWQERQQVLKALFPFDLNASEIRSEIQFGHVKRATHRNTSWDRARFEASMHRWVDISEADFGAALINDAKYAYDAVEQLVRVTLVRGSTFPSPEADLGEHHFRYALFVHEGVSDLEQVQVAAERFNNPVAVIGDTSQRTEPAGAGPSFSFASVDTDSVTLETVKQAENGDGLILRVFEHANRRARATISFGLPVKSVELVNLMEEGGEKIAVKDGKVTLNLRPFEIATLRIRT; this is translated from the coding sequence ATGAACGCGCTGGCCGGAAAGCTCGGGCTACTCGACGACGATATCAAGCAGGAGAACAAGCTCCTGCGCCTCGCCGAGGACCTTCGCGCCAAGATCCTCACCCCCACCGAGGGTGACTTCCAGTGGCATTACAGCGAGGCGGACCTAAGCGCGGACGAGGCCCTGAGCGCCGATTGGCGCAAATGGGCCTCGTTCGGGCCGCGCTCTGTCTGGTCCAAGAAACAGGGTCACACCTGGTTCGCCGCTGAAGTCACGGTGCCCGAGGCCGCTAAGGGCAAGACCCTCGTCCTCAAGTTCACATCGCAATGGCAGGACCGCCCCGGCACCACCGATCCGCAATGCCTGGCCTATCTCGACGGCCACATTGCCCAGGCCATCGATGGCAACCACACCGAGCTGGTCGTCGCCCGCAATGCCAGGCCGGGCGCCAAACGCACCCTGCTTGTCAATGCCTTCACCTTCTTCGATCGCCCGCTGGTCGGCTTCAAGGTCGAGTTCATGGTGCGCAACGAGCGCGCCGAAAAGCTCTACTACGACATCATGACCCCGCTCGAGGTCGCCACCCGCCTGCCACAGACCGACAGCCGCCGCCACGCCGTTCTCAACCTCGTCGATGATGCCCTGCGCGCGCTCGACCGACGCGATGGCGTCACGCCCGAGTTCGAGGCTTCGCTCGCCGCCGCCGAAAAGATCGCCGCCCAGATCTACAAGCTCGTCGATACCGAAACCCAGCCCACCATCTCGGCAGTCGGCCACACCCATCTCGACGTCGGCTGGCTCTGGCGCGTCATGCACACCCGCGACAAGACCGGGCGCTCCTTCGCCACGGTCCTCGCGCTGATGGAGGAATATCCCGACTTCGTCTTCATGTATAACCAGTCGGTGCTCTTCAACTTCATCAAGACCGACTATCCCGAGCTCTGGAAGCGCCTCAAGGATCGGGTCAAGGGCAAGCAGTTCGAGATTGAAGGCGCCATGTGGGTGGAGCCGGACGTCAACATCGTTTCGGGCGAAAGCCTCGTGCGCCAGATCATGCGCGGCCGCCGCTTCCATCAGGAAGAGTTCGGCGTCACCCCCAAGGTCGTCTGGCTCCCCGACACCTTCGGCTATTCCGCCAACCTTCCCCAGGTGATGGAAAAGTCCGGGCTCGAATATTTCGTCACCTCAAAGCTCTCCTGGAACGACACCGACCGGCACCCCTACGACACCTTCTTCTGGAAGGGCATCGACGGCACCACCACCAAGGCCCAGCTCATCACCGCCCAGCGCTTCGAGAGCGACGCCATCTTCACCACCTACAATTCCGACCTCTCGGTCAGTGAAGTGATGGGCGCGTGGAAGCGGTACGAACCCAAGGCCGTCAACGACGAAGTCCTCGTCTGCTATGGCTACGGAGACGGCGGCGGCGGCCCGACCCGCGCCATGATCCAGCGCGGCCAGCGCCTCGCCAAGGGCATTCCCGGCGCCCCCAGGGTCAAGCTCGAAGGCATCGTTCCCTTCCTCGATCGCCTCGGCAAGCGCATGGAGGCCGACGCAGCCCGTTTCCCTGTCTGGAACGGCGAGCTCTACCTCGAATATCACCGCGGCACCCTGACCTCGGTGGCCCGCAACAAGGCCAACAACCGCAACGCCGAGCGTGCCCTGCGCGAGCTCGAATATCTCTCCGCCCTCGCCGCCGCGACGGCTGGCGTCAAATACCCGAAGGACGACATCAACGCCTTCTGGGAGACCATCCTCATCAACCAGTTCCACGACATCCTGCCGGGCACTTCGATCCCCGAGGTCTACGTGGACTCCGACGCCGAATACGCCACGCTCTTCTCGACCCTCGCCTCGGCCAACGGCCCCTGGCAGACGGCCGCCCGCGCCATCGCCAAGCCTGCGGCCGGCGAGATCAAGCTCTTCAACTTCACCGGCCACGACCGCTCCAACGCTCTGGTCTCGCTCAATGGCGGCGACCTTGCCAGCGCGGCTTTGTCCTCGGATGGTCAGGTCACCCCGTTCCAGCAGCTGACCTCCGCCAATGGCGAAACCAGCTTCGCCGCCCCGGTCGCCAGGGTGCCCTCACTCGGCTGGTCCACTGCGCTCCTCGTCAATGGCCCAGGCCCCAAACTGCGCACCAGCCTCAAGGTTTCCGCCACCAAACTCGAAAACGACCTGATCAAGGTCACCTTCGACAAGAACGGCGAAATCACCTCGATCATCGACAAGACTGCCGATCGCGAACTCATCAAGGCCGGCGAGAAGGCCAACCGCCTCGTCGCCTATGAAGACAAGCCGATGAACTGGGACGCCTGGGATATCGACCGCTATTTCGAGGAGCAGTTCTGGCCGCTCTCGGGCGCCAAGGCCAAGATCGAGGTCGTGGAAACCGGCCCATACCGCGCCGCCATCCGCATCGAGCGCCCCTACCACAATTCCAGAGTTGTGCAGGTCGTCTCGCTGGAGGAGGGCGCCCGCCAGGTCACCTTCGACACCTTCATCGATTGGCAGGAGCGCCAGCAGGTGCTCAAGGCCCTGTTCCCCTTCGATCTCAACGCCTCGGAAATCCGCTCGGAAATCCAGTTCGGCCACGTCAAGCGCGCCACCCATCGCAACACCAGCTGGGACCGCGCACGCTTCGAAGCCTCGATGCACCGCTGGGTCGATATCTCCGAGGCCGATTTCGGCGCCGCGCTCATCAACGACGCCAAGTACGCCTATGACGCCGTCGAGCAACTGGTCCGCGTCACCCTGGTGCGCGGCTCCACCTTCCCGTCGCCCGAGGCGGATCTGGGCGAACACCACTTCCGCTACGCGCTCTTCGTCCACGAGGGCGTCTCGGACCTTGAGCAGGTCCAGGTCGCGGCAGAGCGCTTCAACAATCCGGTGGCCGTCATCGGCGACACTTCTCAGCGCACCGAGCCTGCCGGCGCCGGTCCCTCGTTCTCCTTTGCGAGCGTGGACACCGATTCCGTCACCCTCGAAACCGTCAAGCAGGCCGAAAACGGCGACGGCCTCATCCTGCGCGTCTTCGAACACGCCAACCGTCGCGCCAGGGCGACCATCAGCTTCGGGCTGCCGGTGAAGTCGGTGGAACTGGTCAACCTGATGGAAGAGGGCGGCGAGAAGATCGCGGTCAAGGACGGCAAGGTGACGCTCAACCTGCGCCCCTTCGAAATCGCCACCCTGCGCATCCGCACCTAG
- a CDS encoding carbohydrate ABC transporter permease, with translation MPAFSAPAYLDGIERENTFMKNQANPWLTNNLVLLGVGMLPALLLIGLLLYFTAWAFAFSFTDLALVGKKSVEWSWVGLENFQRLFTRRGFLESLWTTVIFVFFSAIVGQSVLGFLLAALLRGRNSTLKTVIEVCIMLGWLLPDIVAAFLWSATTAQTGLINALIVVPLGFQPINFINDYALPVVIIANIWKGTAWSYLLFSAALDSISREVIEAAKVDGATGFQRIWLVMLPIIRPHIATNMLFITIWTFTYFPLIFAMTGGGPGTQTTTLAVFLYNQSFARGNLGFGSAISVAMLVIVGLLSLVYLRMLREPK, from the coding sequence ATGCCGGCGTTCTCCGCACCCGCCTACCTCGACGGCATCGAGCGCGAGAACACCTTTATGAAGAACCAGGCCAACCCTTGGCTGACCAATAACCTGGTCCTGCTCGGCGTGGGCATGCTGCCCGCTCTGCTCCTGATCGGTCTCCTGCTTTACTTCACGGCCTGGGCCTTCGCCTTCAGCTTCACCGACCTGGCCCTGGTCGGCAAAAAGTCGGTCGAGTGGAGCTGGGTCGGCCTTGAGAATTTCCAGCGGCTCTTCACCCGCCGCGGCTTCCTTGAATCCCTCTGGACCACGGTCATCTTCGTCTTCTTCTCGGCCATCGTCGGCCAGTCCGTGCTCGGCTTCCTGCTGGCGGCCCTGCTGCGCGGGCGCAATTCGACGCTCAAGACCGTCATCGAAGTCTGCATCATGCTCGGCTGGCTGCTGCCCGATATCGTGGCGGCGTTCCTGTGGTCGGCGACGACCGCGCAGACCGGCCTCATCAATGCGCTCATTGTCGTGCCGCTGGGCTTCCAGCCCATCAACTTCATCAACGATTACGCGCTGCCCGTCGTCATCATCGCCAATATCTGGAAGGGGACTGCCTGGTCCTACCTCCTGTTTTCGGCGGCGTTGGATTCGATCTCGCGCGAGGTGATCGAGGCCGCCAAGGTCGACGGCGCCACCGGGTTCCAACGCATCTGGCTGGTCATGCTGCCGATCATCCGGCCGCATATCGCCACCAACATGCTCTTCATCACCATCTGGACCTTCACCTACTTCCCGCTGATCTTCGCCATGACCGGCGGCGGTCCAGGGACCCAGACGACGACCCTGGCAGTCTTCCTCTACAACCAGAGTTTTGCTCGCGGAAACCTCGGTTTCGGCAGCGCGATATCGGTGGCCATGCTGGTGATCGTGGGCCTGCTGTCCCTGGTTTATCTGCGTATGCTGCGGGAGCCCAAGTGA
- a CDS encoding LacI family transcriptional regulator codes for MTGLSLSTVSLSLRGGASLKEETRRKVAEAAASVGYVPDRAGVRLRTGKTNVIALVLDGAEDSIDFARYLIQGIGHAIKGTRYHLTVIPEFERNYSVESVRYILENRTADGVIITHTGPRDPRVKLLMDNDFPFVSHGRTEFFTPHPYHDFHSELFAQMAVERLVEKGCRDLMLLIGDDRTNNYHNIVTAFERAAARLKVETRVLDHSTGITAKDTRSFARELVSGANRPDGIICGGELRAISVISGLQEAGVVIGEDLHFISKQTSDILGTLFPHVDTIEEDVYAAGLELTRLLLRRIEGEDAAGLQTLAEPLAHWRE; via the coding sequence TTGACGGGCCTGAGCCTGTCGACGGTATCGCTATCGCTGCGCGGCGGCGCCTCCCTCAAGGAAGAGACGCGGCGCAAGGTGGCCGAGGCGGCGGCGAGCGTCGGCTACGTCCCCGACCGCGCCGGCGTGCGCCTGCGGACAGGCAAGACCAATGTGATTGCGCTGGTGCTCGATGGCGCCGAGGACTCGATCGATTTCGCGCGCTACCTGATCCAGGGGATCGGGCATGCGATCAAGGGCACACGCTACCATCTCACGGTGATACCGGAGTTCGAGCGGAACTACTCGGTGGAGTCGGTACGCTACATCCTCGAGAACCGCACGGCGGACGGGGTGATCATCACCCATACGGGCCCGCGCGACCCGCGAGTGAAACTGCTGATGGACAACGACTTCCCGTTCGTCAGCCATGGGCGCACGGAGTTCTTCACGCCGCACCCCTACCACGACTTCCATTCCGAGCTGTTCGCGCAGATGGCGGTGGAGCGCCTGGTCGAGAAGGGTTGCCGGGACCTGATGCTGCTTATCGGGGACGATCGGACGAACAATTACCACAACATCGTTACGGCCTTCGAACGAGCGGCGGCGCGGCTCAAGGTCGAGACGCGGGTGCTCGACCACTCGACCGGCATTACCGCCAAGGATACGCGGAGCTTTGCGCGCGAACTGGTAAGCGGGGCCAACCGACCGGACGGCATCATCTGCGGTGGCGAGCTGCGGGCGATATCGGTGATCAGCGGATTGCAGGAAGCAGGCGTCGTGATCGGGGAGGACCTGCACTTCATCTCCAAGCAGACCTCGGACATCCTCGGCACGCTGTTCCCGCATGTCGATACGATCGAGGAGGATGTCTACGCGGCCGGACTGGAACTCACCCGGTTGCTGCTGCGGCGGATCGAAGGCGAGGATGCAGCGGGGCTGCAGACACTGGCCGAACCGCTGGCGCATTGGCGGGAGTGA
- a CDS encoding extracellular solute-binding protein has protein sequence MIRRTLLASATAFTLLATAAIPAKAEVSIMYAEWLASLVEPGIAAYEKETGDKVNAIKLPGAGYDQRIALDLSAGTASDVVQMDSFMVSELASSGYLMPLDEKAAAWDQYQYYMKGLLEVASYDGHVYALPTDTDVRMLWYSIPNFQKAGIATPWQPKTWADVLDAAQKLKDAGVEYAFQIPAGTKQGEAATMQGFYMALLGADKPDDDRNRLLNRKTGQWIGDSPALRRTLDLYHQVYVDKKLTPADLNYATDPGAAVRQALADGKLGILASGSWEDACLWDCNGVNLPSREERDKLVGWTPWPGSGEPGAKATTNISGGWTIGVNAKAANPDAAFKLVTTIFDVANFKAWTLANHRMAVRTDISESPEYMADPYLAKATALAADTTGRDTVPGYQTVSALVQQATSDILDGASVDDVIKTYHDALVDEFGADKVITYQ, from the coding sequence ATGATCAGACGCACTCTGCTGGCGTCTGCCACGGCGTTTACGCTGCTGGCGACGGCCGCAATTCCTGCCAAGGCCGAAGTCTCTATCATGTATGCCGAATGGCTCGCATCGCTCGTCGAGCCCGGCATCGCTGCCTACGAAAAGGAGACTGGCGACAAGGTCAATGCCATCAAGCTGCCCGGTGCCGGCTACGACCAGCGCATCGCGCTCGACCTCTCCGCCGGTACCGCTTCCGACGTTGTCCAGATGGACAGCTTCATGGTCTCAGAGCTCGCCTCGTCCGGCTATCTCATGCCGCTCGACGAGAAGGCCGCCGCCTGGGACCAGTACCAGTATTACATGAAGGGCCTGCTCGAAGTGGCCTCCTATGACGGCCACGTCTATGCGCTGCCGACCGACACCGACGTGCGCATGCTCTGGTATTCCATTCCCAACTTCCAGAAGGCCGGCATCGCCACCCCGTGGCAGCCCAAGACCTGGGCCGATGTGCTCGACGCCGCCCAGAAGCTCAAGGATGCCGGTGTCGAATACGCCTTCCAGATTCCGGCCGGCACCAAGCAGGGTGAAGCCGCGACGATGCAGGGCTTCTACATGGCGCTGCTCGGCGCCGATAAGCCCGATGACGACCGCAATCGCCTGCTCAACCGCAAGACTGGCCAGTGGATCGGCGACAGCCCGGCCCTGCGCCGTACGCTCGATCTCTACCACCAGGTCTATGTCGACAAGAAGCTGACCCCGGCGGACCTCAATTACGCTACCGATCCGGGCGCTGCCGTGCGCCAGGCGCTGGCCGATGGCAAGCTGGGCATCCTGGCCTCCGGCTCTTGGGAAGATGCGTGCCTGTGGGATTGCAACGGCGTCAATCTGCCCAGCCGCGAAGAACGCGACAAGCTGGTCGGCTGGACCCCGTGGCCCGGTTCGGGTGAGCCCGGCGCCAAGGCTACCACCAATATCTCTGGTGGCTGGACCATCGGCGTCAACGCCAAGGCCGCCAATCCCGATGCCGCCTTCAAGCTCGTGACGACGATCTTCGATGTCGCCAACTTCAAGGCCTGGACGCTGGCCAACCACCGCATGGCCGTCCGTACCGACATCTCGGAATCGCCCGAATACATGGCCGATCCGTACCTGGCCAAGGCCACCGCGCTCGCTGCCGATACCACCGGCCGCGACACCGTCCCGGGTTACCAGACCGTCTCCGCCCTCGTGCAGCAGGCGACCTCCGACATCCTCGATGGGGCCAGCGTCGATGACGTGATCAAGACCTATCACGACGCCCTGGTCGACGAGTTCGGGGCCGACAAGGTCATCACCTACCAATAA
- a CDS encoding carbohydrate ABC transporter permease: MESNPAHSRLTAVALAFMALIWISPFSWLILNAFNPASTGRLEIPHSIGLDNFALAVSGKAGIQFLNSVIIAAGTATLSVLVGISAAYPLSRLRIPGRNAFLWTLVLLRMLPSAGVLVPLYFAAQRTGLLNQLGVIIALTVLNLPFTLLLLKNFFDTVPIELEEAAYVEGANLFQILTNVVLPMSRAGIAVVWFFSFTGAWNEFLLPLIFSRVESGFPMSVGLYAAFGQQGAVQYGFLAAFSIIYAAPAVGVYFLLRRNMNTGFAGVGVKG; the protein is encoded by the coding sequence ATGGAAAGCAATCCCGCTCATTCGCGTCTCACCGCCGTGGCGCTGGCCTTCATGGCACTCATCTGGATCAGCCCGTTCTCCTGGCTCATCCTCAACGCCTTCAACCCGGCCTCGACTGGCCGGCTCGAAATTCCGCACTCCATCGGGCTCGATAACTTCGCGCTCGCCGTGAGCGGCAAGGCCGGCATCCAGTTCCTCAATTCGGTGATCATCGCCGCCGGCACGGCCACGCTGAGCGTCCTGGTCGGCATCTCGGCTGCCTATCCGCTCTCGCGCCTGCGCATCCCGGGACGCAACGCGTTCCTCTGGACGCTGGTGCTGCTGCGCATGCTGCCGTCGGCAGGCGTGCTGGTGCCGCTCTATTTCGCGGCGCAGCGCACCGGCCTGCTCAACCAGCTCGGCGTCATCATCGCGCTGACCGTGCTCAACCTGCCGTTCACGCTGCTCCTCCTCAAGAACTTCTTCGACACCGTGCCCATCGAGCTCGAGGAGGCCGCCTATGTGGAGGGCGCCAACCTTTTTCAGATCCTCACCAACGTCGTGCTGCCCATGTCGCGGGCCGGCATCGCCGTGGTTTGGTTCTTCAGCTTCACCGGCGCCTGGAACGAGTTCCTCTTGCCGCTGATCTTCTCGCGCGTCGAATCCGGCTTTCCCATGTCGGTGGGCCTCTACGCCGCGTTCGGCCAGCAGGGCGCCGTGCAATACGGGTTCCTCGCGGCCTTCTCCATCATCTACGCCGCCCCTGCGGTCGGCGTTTATTTCCTCTTGCGGCGGAACATGAACACAGGTTTCGCCGGCGTTGGTGTGAAGGGATAG
- a CDS encoding AI-2E family transporter: protein MQQLPAPPIRSLESVFHAVAIFALVTGLLYFGAGILVPLVLSVLMAFALAPLVGLLGRRLRLPDPLAVVVAVVLALFVLACFSYLVGTQFARLAADLPQYQSAVSSKFALIKDQLGGRNGLFQNIIEAIDTLEQQFGGGQPGASTENSVPVRITNDLASPLGMVTGVLGSVLGPLATGAIVTVFLIFLLMGREDLQERFIRLVGRGDYSTTNLALNDASARVGRYLLIQVCINVCYGIIFATGLAIIGVPGAMLWGLMIVVFRYIPFVGALLVAVMPIGLALAVDSGWTMVIVTAAFFVVLDQTVANVVEPRLYGSSTGVSPVAILLSAMFWATLWGPVGLVLSTPITVCLVVIGRYIPQLQVFETLFGSDPVLEPRERLYQRMLRGDIEEAVEIAEEEAEETDEDEVFEDLVSGALALAATELSDAPEALAQRSRIAETTEALIEEFAVEMPEPATILIVGGRTEIDEAQAKVMARQLATEGVGSKVLPPIAVRQESIGQVELDGISAICLCYLGADIKVQTRYVARRLHRMAPDVEVIVCHLHPNAASETAADLRVDKLVRSVAEATDYIAERFKPATAPESLAERFTIPRDSAALVAALEEVAEAMGVPLATINLLSDERHRDDADAYRLTQTVTETGDPLIAGAQDAEEPNLYLQSNGIDFYAAVPLLVDDEPVGALAIIAYEPRTLSDDEIERLKELATQLVAKVRADARVGA from the coding sequence ATGCAGCAATTGCCGGCCCCTCCCATTCGCTCGCTCGAGAGCGTTTTCCACGCCGTCGCGATCTTCGCGTTAGTCACCGGTCTTCTCTATTTCGGCGCCGGCATCCTGGTGCCACTGGTCCTCTCGGTGCTCATGGCCTTTGCCCTGGCTCCGCTGGTCGGCCTGCTCGGGCGCCGCCTGCGCCTCCCCGATCCGCTGGCGGTCGTCGTCGCAGTGGTGCTGGCCCTCTTCGTTCTCGCCTGCTTCAGCTACCTGGTCGGCACCCAGTTTGCGCGCCTCGCCGCCGACCTGCCGCAATACCAGAGCGCCGTCAGCTCCAAGTTCGCCCTGATCAAGGATCAGCTCGGCGGCCGCAACGGGTTGTTCCAGAACATCATCGAGGCCATCGATACCCTCGAGCAGCAATTCGGCGGCGGCCAGCCCGGTGCCAGTACCGAGAATTCAGTACCCGTCCGCATCACGAACGATCTCGCCAGCCCCCTGGGCATGGTCACCGGCGTGCTGGGCTCCGTGCTCGGCCCCCTCGCCACCGGCGCCATCGTCACCGTGTTCCTGATCTTCCTCCTCATGGGCCGCGAAGACCTGCAGGAGCGCTTCATCCGCCTCGTCGGCCGCGGCGACTACAGCACCACCAACCTCGCCCTCAACGACGCCAGCGCCCGCGTCGGCCGCTACCTCCTCATCCAGGTCTGCATCAACGTCTGCTACGGCATCATCTTCGCCACGGGGCTGGCGATCATTGGCGTGCCCGGCGCCATGCTCTGGGGCCTCATGATCGTCGTCTTCCGCTACATCCCCTTCGTCGGCGCGCTGCTCGTTGCCGTAATGCCCATCGGCCTCGCGCTCGCCGTCGATAGCGGCTGGACCATGGTCATCGTCACCGCCGCCTTCTTCGTCGTGCTCGACCAGACCGTCGCCAATGTCGTCGAGCCGCGCCTCTACGGCTCCAGCACCGGCGTCTCGCCGGTCGCCATCCTGCTCTCGGCCATGTTCTGGGCAACGCTCTGGGGACCGGTCGGTCTCGTCCTCTCGACACCCATCACCGTCTGCCTCGTCGTCATCGGACGCTACATCCCGCAGCTTCAGGTCTTCGAAACCCTCTTCGGCTCCGATCCCGTCCTCGAGCCCAGGGAGCGGCTCTATCAGCGCATGCTGCGCGGCGACATCGAGGAGGCGGTAGAGATCGCCGAGGAGGAGGCCGAGGAAACCGACGAGGACGAAGTCTTCGAGGATCTCGTCTCCGGCGCTCTCGCGCTCGCTGCCACCGAACTCTCCGACGCCCCCGAGGCGCTCGCCCAGCGCAGCCGCATCGCCGAGACCACCGAGGCCCTCATCGAGGAATTCGCCGTTGAAATGCCGGAGCCAGCGACCATCCTCATCGTCGGCGGTCGCACCGAAATCGACGAAGCGCAGGCCAAGGTCATGGCACGCCAGCTTGCCACCGAGGGCGTCGGCTCGAAGGTGCTGCCACCCATCGCCGTTCGCCAGGAGAGCATCGGCCAGGTCGAGCTCGACGGCATATCAGCCATCTGCCTTTGCTATCTCGGCGCCGACATCAAGGTGCAAACCCGCTACGTTGCGCGCCGCCTCCACCGCATGGCGCCTGACGTGGAGGTGATCGTCTGTCACCTTCACCCCAACGCTGCCTCCGAAACCGCCGCCGACCTGCGGGTCGACAAGCTCGTACGCAGCGTCGCCGAAGCCACGGACTACATCGCCGAGCGCTTCAAGCCGGCCACCGCTCCCGAGTCCCTCGCCGAGCGTTTCACCATCCCTCGCGACAGCGCTGCGCTAGTCGCGGCGCTCGAAGAGGTCGCCGAAGCCATGGGTGTCCCGCTCGCGACGATCAATCTTCTCTCCGACGAACGCCATCGCGACGACGCCGACGCCTATCGCCTGACCCAGACCGTCACGGAAACCGGCGATCCCCTCATCGCCGGCGCCCAGGACGCGGAGGAACCCAACCTCTACCTCCAGTCCAACGGCATCGACTTCTACGCCGCCGTCCCGCTGCTGGTCGACGACGAGCCCGTCGGCGCGCTGGCGATCATCGCCTACGAACCGCGCACGCTCTCCGATGACGAGATAGAACGGCTGAAGGAGCTTGCCACCCAGCTGGTGGCAAAGGTTCGCGCCGACGCGAGGGTAGGGGCCTGA
- a CDS encoding CsbD family protein, whose translation MDWNRVEGSWKQLTGKVKEQWGKLTDDDITQINGSREQLEGKLQERYGKAKDEVRKEIDDWYNRQTW comes from the coding sequence ATGGATTGGAACCGCGTTGAAGGCAGCTGGAAGCAGTTGACGGGCAAGGTCAAGGAACAGTGGGGCAAACTCACGGACGACGACATCACCCAGATCAACGGCAGCCGAGAACAGCTGGAGGGTAAACTCCAGGAACGCTACGGCAAGGCCAAGGACGAGGTCCGCAAGGAGATCGACGACTGGTACAACCGGCAGACCTGGTAA
- a CDS encoding ABC transporter ATP-binding protein, with amino-acid sequence MTNVILKDVRKSYGPLEVIHGIDLEIKSGEFVVFVGPSGCGKSTLLRMVAGLEHISGGQVAIDDKVVNDVPSPQRGIAMVFQSYALYPHMTVYDNMAFGLKLAKRPKEQIDKRVREVAKILQIEDYLERMPRALSGGQRQRVAIGRALVRNPKVFLFDEPLSNLDAALRAQTRIEIAKLHSQLDATMIYVTHDQVEAMTLADKIVVLNAGRIEQVGSPLELYRHPVNTFVAGFIASPKMNFVTVQPKGSELLLPGGRTLTVPGDIARAATLGIRPEHVELSSPDTALLSGSLEVLEHFGEYALAYVTIADGSQITVKLDGAPELDQGSTLHVTFNAAHVHLFDAEGRALRQ; translated from the coding sequence ATGACCAACGTCATCCTTAAGGATGTGAGAAAGTCCTACGGTCCCCTGGAGGTGATCCACGGCATCGATCTCGAGATCAAGTCGGGCGAGTTCGTGGTCTTCGTCGGCCCCTCCGGCTGCGGAAAGTCGACGCTCCTGCGCATGGTGGCGGGGCTCGAGCACATCTCGGGCGGGCAGGTGGCCATCGACGACAAGGTGGTTAACGATGTGCCTTCGCCTCAGCGCGGCATCGCCATGGTGTTCCAGTCCTATGCGCTCTATCCGCATATGACGGTCTACGACAACATGGCCTTCGGTCTGAAGCTGGCCAAGCGTCCCAAGGAGCAGATCGACAAGCGCGTGCGCGAAGTCGCGAAAATCCTCCAGATCGAGGACTATCTCGAACGCATGCCCCGCGCCCTTTCGGGCGGCCAGCGCCAGCGCGTTGCCATCGGGAGGGCGCTGGTGCGCAACCCAAAAGTCTTTCTCTTTGACGAGCCGCTCTCCAACCTCGACGCGGCTTTGCGCGCCCAGACCCGCATCGAGATCGCCAAGCTCCACTCCCAGCTCGACGCCACCATGATCTACGTCACCCATGACCAGGTCGAGGCCATGACGCTCGCCGACAAGATCGTGGTCCTCAATGCCGGCCGCATCGAGCAGGTCGGCAGCCCCCTCGAACTCTATCGGCACCCGGTCAACACCTTCGTCGCCGGCTTCATCGCCAGCCCGAAAATGAACTTCGTCACCGTCCAGCCCAAGGGCAGCGAATTGTTGCTGCCGGGCGGGCGCACGCTTACCGTGCCAGGCGACATCGCCCGCGCCGCCACCCTCGGCATCCGTCCCGAACATGTCGAACTCTCGAGCCCCGACACCGCCCTGCTCTCCGGCTCGCTCGAAGTGCTCGAGCATTTCGGCGAATACGCGCTCGCCTATGTCACCATCGCCGATGGCTCGCAGATCACCGTAAAACTAGATGGCGCCCCCGAACTCGATCAGGGCTCGACCCTGCATGTAACGTTCAATGCAGCGCATGTGCACCTCTTCGACGCGGAGGGCAGGGCGTTGAGGCAGTAG